Proteins encoded together in one Penaeus vannamei isolate JL-2024 chromosome 11, ASM4276789v1, whole genome shotgun sequence window:
- the LOC113822790 gene encoding uncharacterized protein: MQCLICVLTILFTNVLCGNGMTTIGTKSENRTLLSSKSGRQRRSSCDPDVAIASDTEVQVLETGKDDISLYTRRRNLKYIDVKLTFTFGQETRRFPTERCAADPSCWQAVKVRALRNPSGARASKWAVQLSLGSCSFYETSSYLYWVNSLYSVSILARGSSEWYFTPRGLGCPSHVNPSHCPPVEDLDPSVRVVGAEGAASTGVGIAASCLLLLINILIVIVLYRRLRTRSESSLRLTQISVEDDDNIASAGASSRSGEGNLYLPPCPRTTVAPYPLTSPPRRYPDPPRRYPDPPLIPAGDAEGPDYLYVVVPNTRSQRQTNTCPRPRQFLETGSRSLYDDVSRECGQGQYGDVNEDRLPVQPRVLYSNAIPGRLTGKPSPRFQQTDTNHYINLTGE, from the exons atgcAGTGCCTGATATGTGTACTGACTATACTATTCACAAACGTACTATGTGGAAATGGAATGACTACGATAGGCACCAAGAGTGAGAACCGGACTCTCCTTAGCTCAAAGTCCGGCCGCCAGAGGAGATCTTCCTGCGACCCTGATGTAGCGATAGCCTCGGACACAGAAGTCCAAGTACTGGAAACAGGGAAGGACGACATCTCGCTTTACACTCGTCGGAGGAACCTGAAGTACATCGACGTGAAGCTGACGTTCACCTTCGGGCAGGAGACGAGGCGCTTTCCAACCGAGAGGTGCGCCGCAGACCCGTCGTGTTGGCAGGCGGTGAAAGTGCGCGCCCTTCGGAACCCCAGCGGAGCGAGGGCGTCCAAATGGGCCGTCCAACTCAGCCTCGGATCCTGTTCCTTCTACGAGACCTCTTCGTACCTGTACTGGGTCAACAGCCTCTACAGCGTGAGCATTCTGGCCCGGGGTTCCTCGGAGTGGTACTTCACCCCCAGGGGCCTGGGATGCCCGAGCCACGTGAACCCCTCCCACTGCCCTCCTGTTGAGGACTTGGATCCGAGTGTCCGTGTCGTGGGGGCGGAGGGAGCGGCCTCTACCGGCGTGGGGATCGCTGCCTCTTGCCTGTTACTGCTTATCAACATCCTCATCGTCATAGTATTGTACAGGAGACTCAGGACACGTTCAG AATCCAGCTTGCGGTTGACGCAGATCTCCGTAGAAGATGACGACAACATTGCAAGTGCAGGAGCTTCATCGCGATCGGGGGAGGGTAACCTGTACCTCCCCCCCTGCCCGAGAACCACGgtcgccccctaccccctcaccagCCCCCCTAGACGATACCCAGACCCCCCTAGACGATACCCGGACCCCCCTTTGATACCTGCCGGCGACGCTGAAGGACCAGACTACCTGTACGTCGTGGTACCCAATACCAGGTCCCAGCGCCAGACGAATACGTGCCCGAGACCGAGACAGTTCTTAGAAACCGGCTCTCGAAGCTTGTACGATGACGTAAGCAGAGAATGCGGTCAGGGGCAGTACGGTGACGTGAACGAAGATCGCCTGCCAGTCCAGCCTCGTGTCTTGTACAGTAACGCCATCCCCGGGCGCCTTACGGGAAAACCCTCTCCGCGTtttcaacagacagacacaaaccatTACATCAACCTTACTGGGGAGTGA
- the LOC113822784 gene encoding uncharacterized protein: protein MTCKMRVVSAACVWVLVVICGERAVGLKLLEDVVNCTRETPTSPAVVDISGFFDYVLFNITHEFEFIQVSMEITPCPREKEIIGIHNLTHETFDGLPSPHLVLMALEYAKEEEGHGYKLTMNKLNFTEHIATTETCGEFMGYHVKAVGASACVLWELASPPTMHSSKKRTNAKGHITLSRLDELHRRATAAYVVVLCFTLTTFFVLQLVKKCSGRRGQVDSQRVPTEEGP, encoded by the exons ATGACGTGCAAGATGCGTGTCGTAAgtgcggcgtgtgtgtgggtcCTGGTGGTGATCTGCGGCGAGAGAGCAGTGGGGTTGAAGTTGCTGGAAGATGTTGTCAACTGCACAAGGGAGACCCCCACGTCGCCTGCCGTTGTTGACATCAGTGGATTCTTTGACTATGTTCTTTTCAATATAACACACGAGTTTGAGTTCATACAAGTGTCTATGGAGATCACCCCATGTCCCCGAGAAAAGGAAATTATTGGGATTCATAACCTTACTCACGAGACGTTCGATGGACTGCCTTCGCCCCACCTGGTGCTGATGGCGCTGGAGTATgccaaggaagaggaaggacacgGCTACAAACTCACGATGAATAAGTTGAATTTTACTGAACACATCGCCACGACTGAGACGTGCGGAGAATTCATGGGCTACCACGTGAAGGCCGTGGGTGCTTCCGCTTGCGTCTTGTGGGAGCTCGCAAGCCCTCCCACGATGCACAGCTCCAAGAAGAGAACAAACGCCAAAGGACATATTACCTTGAGCCGATTAGACGAACTCCACCGTCGAGCCACAGCGGCCTACGTCGTGGTCCTTTGCTTCACCCTGACGACCTTCTTCGTATTGCAGCTGGTGAAGAAGTGCAGCGGGAGGAGAGGACAGGTAGATTCTCAAAG agtACCCACCGAGGAAGGGCCATGA